The nucleotide sequence TCAGCTTATGGCGTACAAGCTGCTGCCCAAACCTATTTTGGCAAGGACGCCAAAGATTTGACGGTTGCAGAGAGCGCCATGCTGGCAGGCATCCCTAAGGGTCCAACTTATTATTCACCATTTGTCGATTTGGAACGAGCCAAAGCCAGACAAAAGCTCATTTTGAATGCCATGGAACGCGACAATCTACTGACATCGAAGGAAGTAGAGCAAGCCTACGCAGAACCAATCAAGCTAAAACAGCGAACAAACGAGAATGTCACTGAGCCAGCTCCTTATTTCCGCGATTACATCGCCAATTTGGTAAAAAACAAATATGGCATTGACGAAGAAAAATTTATTCATGGCGGTCTAAAAATCCATACGACCCTTGATCCAGTCGTACAAAAAAAGGCCGAGGATATTGTCGCCTCTGTCTTACCGAAGAATAATCCGAATTTGCAGGTAGCACTTGTCGCTATGGACCCTGCTACCGGCTATATCAAAGCGATGGTAGGTGGACGTGACTACAAGGTGAGTCAGTTCAACCGCGTACTTGGCAAGAGGCAGCCCGGTTCCTCCTTCAAGCCGATCATGTATTTGTCAGCCTTGCAAAACGGCTATACACCGCTCACTTTGATGAAAAGCGAACCAACCGTTTTTACCTACGATAACAATAAGCAGTACATCCCTGGCAATTTTGGTGGAAAATATGCAAACGCACTGATCAACATGCGTGAAGCAATCAAAACTTCCGACAACATTTATGCTGTCAAGACCATTGATTTTCTCAGTCCGCAAAAAGTAGTTGAACAGGCAAAGCAATTAGGTATCACCAGCTCGATGCAAGCAGTTCCCTCTCTGGCACTGGGAACTTCACCCGTCTCTCCCTTGGAGTTAAACGCAGCTTATGCAGCCATCGTCAACAAGGGACAAGCAGTGAAGCCCATTGCCATTACATCCATCGAGGATAGCGAGGGTAACATTTTGGTTGAAGAAAAACCAGAAAAAACACAGGTAGCCGATCCTGTCGCATCTGCCCTCTTAGTGAATATGATGCAAAGTGTATTTGAACAAGGGGGTACGGGATATCGCGTTGCTGGTGAAATGAACCGACCTGTAGCGGGGAAAACAGGATCTACGGATTATGACGCTTGGCTGAGTGGGTTCACTCCGCAGTTGGTGTCAACCGTATGGGTAGGTTACGACAAAAACCAAAAGGTCGATGATGTAAAGGAAGGCTATCTGTCCAAAAAAATCTGGGCCCAGTTCATGGAAAGTGCGCTCAAAGGTCAGCCCCCTGCACTCTTTGACATGCCTGCTGGTGTTGTTTCTGTCTATATCGATCCCGCTTCTGGAAAACTGGCGACCGAGCATTGTCCGAATCCACAGCTCTTTTATTTCGCCAGCGGAACAGAGCCTCAAGATTACTGCACGGATCACATCCCGAAAAATGAGACACCGACACCTTTAAAGCCGCCAGATTCTT is from Brevibacillus brevis and encodes:
- a CDS encoding transglycosylase domain-containing protein: MEVIREAPLLRYLRWAKKFVKFTILSLLCFSFAILLLILYLRSQPLPETFVKQTTTIYASNGEVLDTMHRGENRISVPLAEISPALLDATIAIEDRSFREHFGFDWKRLAMAAYVDVINMDMRQGASTITQQLARNLYLSLDKTWERKIKEALLSIQLELNYSKDEILEMYVNQIYYGHSAYGVQAAAQTYFGKDAKDLTVAESAMLAGIPKGPTYYSPFVDLERAKARQKLILNAMERDNLLTSKEVEQAYAEPIKLKQRTNENVTEPAPYFRDYIANLVKNKYGIDEEKFIHGGLKIHTTLDPVVQKKAEDIVASVLPKNNPNLQVALVAMDPATGYIKAMVGGRDYKVSQFNRVLGKRQPGSSFKPIMYLSALQNGYTPLTLMKSEPTVFTYDNNKQYIPGNFGGKYANALINMREAIKTSDNIYAVKTIDFLSPQKVVEQAKQLGITSSMQAVPSLALGTSPVSPLELNAAYAAIVNKGQAVKPIAITSIEDSEGNILVEEKPEKTQVADPVASALLVNMMQSVFEQGGTGYRVAGEMNRPVAGKTGSTDYDAWLSGFTPQLVSTVWVGYDKNQKVDDVKEGYLSKKIWAQFMESALKGQPPALFDMPAGVVSVYIDPASGKLATEHCPNPQLFYFASGTEPQDYCTDHIPKNETPTPLKPPDSSTFWQRMGSWWKPNQ